A single Parabacteroides timonensis DNA region contains:
- a CDS encoding DUF1896 family protein → MNKKDKPTELSYYGLYLLSYLKENHPDKAGNAAFIDSRADHAADVYEQSRLEGYLPEGAHELAMAALLEGLHFSKYDTIIEVLWNEFADEVAQSEAPAAALKLQPSLEGIFYQYPLSDDFAYSPEYEQLYTELTGAIQILLEEDGI, encoded by the coding sequence ATGAATAAGAAAGATAAGCCTACGGAGTTGTCCTACTACGGGCTTTACCTGTTATCCTACCTGAAAGAGAACCACCCCGACAAGGCGGGGAACGCGGCCTTTATCGACAGCCGCGCCGACCATGCCGCCGACGTGTACGAACAATCCCGCCTCGAAGGGTATCTGCCCGAAGGGGCGCACGAACTGGCGATGGCCGCGTTGCTGGAGGGGCTTCACTTTTCCAAGTACGACACCATCATCGAGGTACTCTGGAACGAGTTCGCCGACGAGGTGGCGCAGAGCGAAGCCCCTGCCGCCGCCCTGAAATTGCAGCCCTCGCTGGAGGGCATATTCTACCAATACCCGCTCTCGGACGATTTCGCCTACTCGCCCGAATACGAGCAGCTCTATACGGAGCTGACGGGGGCTATCCAAATCCTGCTGGAAGAAGATGGCATTTAA